One Sphingomonas endolithica DNA segment encodes these proteins:
- a CDS encoding SurA N-terminal domain-containing protein — protein sequence MRPMSPLKTPAPILISCLALSLALSGCGKKATGQVAAVVNGDEITLQEVNAELGNAKIPEGAEKDKARGILIQRLVDKRLLEQQAKAAGLDRDPDFLNRQRQLSQGLLLEFYAKRAQDTLRVPDQAAITKFIGDHPTNFAGRTIYTVDQLRFTPPSDTSVIAKMKDLHSLDAIAQYLEGRGVKVARGANKIDSAQVPAAMMQQVLALPPGEPFIVPTPQGIVASVIVSKETAPLSPEQAQPLAVQMMRAQALDAVVQQRLKDARAKAKIEYQPGFTPPAAPK from the coding sequence ATGCGCCCCATGTCCCCCTTAAAGACCCCTGCCCCGATCCTGATCTCGTGCCTCGCGCTGTCGCTGGCGCTGAGCGGCTGCGGAAAGAAGGCGACTGGCCAGGTCGCTGCCGTCGTCAACGGCGACGAGATCACACTGCAGGAGGTGAATGCCGAACTGGGCAACGCTAAAATCCCTGAGGGTGCCGAGAAGGACAAGGCGCGGGGCATTCTCATCCAGCGATTGGTCGACAAGCGCCTGCTTGAACAGCAGGCTAAGGCTGCAGGGCTGGACCGAGATCCCGATTTCCTCAACCGTCAGCGCCAACTGAGCCAAGGGTTGTTGCTGGAATTCTACGCCAAGCGCGCACAGGACACGCTGCGCGTGCCTGATCAGGCGGCAATCACCAAGTTCATCGGTGACCATCCGACCAACTTTGCTGGCCGTACGATCTATACCGTCGATCAATTGCGCTTCACGCCGCCCAGCGACACGAGTGTCATCGCCAAAATGAAGGATCTGCATTCGCTCGATGCAATTGCGCAATATCTCGAAGGCCGCGGAGTCAAAGTCGCTCGGGGTGCGAACAAGATCGATTCCGCCCAGGTTCCCGCGGCGATGATGCAGCAGGTGCTGGCGCTGCCGCCAGGCGAGCCCTTCATTGTGCCGACACCGCAGGGCATAGTGGCGAGCGTGATCGTCAGCAAGGAAACCGCGCCGCTGTCGCCCGAACAGGCGCAGCCGCTGGCTGTGCAGATGATGCGCGCGCAGGCGCTGGACGCGGTGGTTCAGCAGCGGCTGAAGGATGCGCGCGCCAAGGCGAAGATCGAATATCAGCCAGGCTTCACCCCCCCGGCGGCACCGAAGTAA
- a CDS encoding XrtV sorting system accessory protein, whose amino-acid sequence MQKGPADVETPFDWITLALFGGLIVLFLERSSKAEPSDHLWQYIIPAIGCAVANYAGNHGQTLVAVAIIVGVVAYVHVVLKPLELWRRR is encoded by the coding sequence TTGCAGAAAGGCCCCGCCGACGTGGAAACTCCCTTTGATTGGATCACCTTGGCGTTGTTCGGGGGCTTGATCGTCCTGTTTCTCGAACGTTCGTCGAAGGCGGAGCCGAGCGATCACCTTTGGCAGTACATCATTCCCGCTATAGGTTGTGCGGTCGCCAATTACGCTGGCAATCATGGACAAACCCTTGTCGCGGTCGCGATCATCGTCGGAGTGGTCGCCTATGTTCATGTGGTACTAAAGCCGCTGGAGCTGTGGCGACGGCGCTAG
- the epsI gene encoding exosortase-associated protein EpsI, V-type, with the protein MLIGTALLGVGGAAIARQPEPIAVPVRKEALDKLIPLQIGNWTYRDASGIVLPPPDALSDALYSGLVTRSYVSPDRLPMMLLVAYSNVQDGMLQVHRPEVCYPAGGYHLSPTQVEQVPNGVGGGISANIFSADGISRTEQVLYWTRIGNSFPTSWLDQRMAVVRANLDGMIPDGILVRLSTLAPDMPAAQADLAAFAAQLVESASPAARQLLIGRA; encoded by the coding sequence ATGCTGATAGGCACCGCTTTACTGGGTGTCGGGGGCGCCGCGATCGCCCGCCAGCCCGAGCCGATCGCGGTACCAGTGCGTAAGGAAGCACTCGACAAGCTGATCCCGCTACAGATCGGCAACTGGACGTATCGCGATGCGTCCGGAATCGTGCTGCCGCCGCCCGACGCCTTGTCCGACGCGCTTTACAGCGGGCTCGTCACCCGCAGTTACGTCTCGCCCGATCGCCTGCCGATGATGTTACTGGTTGCCTATAGCAACGTTCAGGATGGCATGTTGCAGGTCCACAGGCCGGAGGTCTGCTATCCGGCGGGCGGCTATCATCTGTCGCCGACCCAGGTAGAACAGGTGCCCAACGGCGTAGGCGGCGGTATTTCGGCCAACATCTTCTCGGCCGATGGTATTAGCCGGACCGAGCAGGTGCTGTACTGGACGCGGATCGGCAACAGCTTTCCAACCAGCTGGCTTGACCAGCGGATGGCAGTGGTACGTGCCAACCTCGACGGCATGATCCCTGATGGTATCCTCGTCAGGCTATCCACGCTTGCGCCGGACATGCCCGCGGCGCAGGCCGACCTGGCGGCGTTCGCCGCGCAATTGGTCGAAAGCGCATCGCCGGCTGCCCGCCAACTGCTGATTGGCAGGGCCTAG
- the xrtV gene encoding exosortase V, whose product MATSAITTGNSTSGAIAPLVLLAGLALVIVPTMAFVARVSWSTESGAHGPIVLFTGLWLLWRLWPEARPLVAPPPAGLAAIVLLVTLPLYLLARIAQIVEIQGYLMYAVALATTYAVIGLPAMRRLWFPLLYLAFMFPLPDTLVAALTGSLKTTISHAAVSFLYQFGYPIGSAGVSIQVGQFQLLVAAACSGLNSIVALTAISLFYVYIRHQADWRYALLLTLLILPVAIFTNFIRVLILILLTYHAGDATAQGFLHNFAGLTMFTIALLTIFALDSVIEPIWRRITARSTA is encoded by the coding sequence ATGGCGACCTCGGCAATCACGACAGGTAACAGCACGTCAGGAGCGATAGCGCCTCTGGTGTTGCTTGCCGGTTTGGCACTCGTGATCGTGCCGACTATGGCCTTCGTGGCGCGGGTGAGCTGGAGCACGGAATCGGGCGCGCATGGTCCGATCGTATTGTTCACCGGTCTGTGGCTGCTATGGCGATTGTGGCCCGAGGCCCGGCCTCTGGTCGCCCCGCCGCCCGCCGGGCTAGCGGCGATCGTGCTGCTGGTGACCCTGCCGCTTTACCTCCTCGCACGCATCGCGCAGATCGTCGAAATTCAGGGGTATTTGATGTATGCGGTTGCGCTAGCGACGACCTATGCGGTCATCGGTTTGCCGGCGATGCGGCGGCTATGGTTCCCGCTGCTCTATCTCGCTTTCATGTTTCCGCTGCCGGACACATTGGTCGCGGCGCTAACCGGGTCGCTCAAGACGACGATTTCGCATGCAGCGGTCTCCTTCCTTTATCAATTCGGCTATCCGATCGGCAGCGCCGGAGTTTCGATCCAGGTCGGCCAATTCCAGTTGCTCGTCGCGGCCGCCTGTTCAGGACTCAACTCGATCGTCGCGTTAACCGCGATCTCGCTGTTCTACGTCTATATCCGCCATCAGGCCGACTGGCGCTACGCGCTTTTGCTGACTCTGCTGATCCTGCCGGTGGCGATATTCACCAACTTCATCCGCGTACTGATCCTGATTCTGCTAACCTATCATGCCGGCGATGCGACCGCGCAGGGCTTCCTGCACAATTTCGCCGGCCTGACGATGTTCACTATTGCGCTGCTGACGATCTTCGCACTCGACAGCGTGATCGAACCAATCTGGCGCCGCATCACCGCCCGGAGTACGGCATGA
- a CDS encoding UDP-glucuronic acid decarboxylase family protein, giving the protein MMARQYGVRKRVMVTGGAGFLGSHLIDRLIERGDEVLCLDNLFTGTKQNIAHLRDHDRFEFMRHDVTIPLYVEVDEIYNLACPASPIHYQHDPVQTTKTSVHGAINMLGLAKRTGARIFQASTSEVYGDPVVHPQKEDYWGHVNPIGPRSCYDEGKRCAETLFFDYRRQHNLGIKVARIFNTYGPRMHPSDGRVVSNFIVAALKGEPIPIYGDGSQTRSFCYVDDLIEGFLRLMDSADDVTGPINIGNPGEFSMLELAEKVIAITGSKSEISYLPLPQDDPRQRRPDISLAHEKLGWAPTVALDQGLERTVAYFRQLM; this is encoded by the coding sequence ATGATGGCGCGACAATATGGCGTTCGCAAACGAGTGATGGTCACAGGGGGAGCGGGCTTTCTCGGGTCACATCTGATCGACCGGCTGATCGAACGGGGCGACGAGGTGCTGTGCCTCGATAATCTGTTCACCGGCACCAAGCAGAACATCGCGCACCTGCGCGATCATGACCGCTTCGAATTCATGCGCCACGACGTGACGATCCCGCTCTACGTCGAGGTCGACGAGATCTACAATTTGGCTTGTCCGGCTTCGCCGATCCACTACCAGCACGATCCGGTCCAGACCACCAAGACCAGCGTTCACGGGGCGATCAACATGCTTGGTCTCGCCAAGCGGACAGGCGCAAGGATCTTTCAGGCATCGACCAGCGAGGTGTATGGCGACCCCGTCGTTCATCCGCAGAAGGAGGATTATTGGGGCCATGTGAACCCGATCGGCCCGCGTTCCTGCTACGACGAAGGCAAACGCTGCGCCGAGACCCTGTTTTTTGACTATCGCCGCCAGCATAATCTCGGCATTAAAGTCGCGCGCATCTTCAACACCTATGGCCCGCGCATGCATCCATCAGATGGCCGCGTCGTATCAAACTTCATCGTTGCAGCGCTGAAGGGCGAACCGATCCCGATCTATGGCGATGGCTCGCAAACACGCAGCTTCTGTTATGTTGATGATCTGATCGAGGGATTCCTGCGGCTCATGGACAGCGCGGACGACGTCACCGGCCCGATCAACATCGGCAATCCCGGCGAATTCTCGATGCTCGAACTAGCCGAGAAGGTGATCGCGATAACGGGCTCCAAGTCGGAAATTAGCTACTTACCACTGCCGCAGGACGATCCGCGCCAGCGTCGCCCCGACATCAGCCTCGCGCACGAGAAACTGGGCTGGGCGCCGACGGTCGCGCTCGATCAGGGGCTCGAACGGACCGTCGCCTATTTCCGACAGCTCATGTGA
- a CDS encoding sugar transferase translates to MTAQVTVEADDLYMGHSGRADTQMVRAALYLVLALLDTAVVITAFGLSDVIRHRSVTDMLTISYWLIVPVFMAVSFYVRAYSYTTLIARHLSIWKALTAIIGATAITIMLLFATKNSTDVSRVAFFTGTLLSIVGLTLVRLPLPLLIKRLGSSFFRHVLIVDGNFTENIPPDVERINVASFGIRPEVTDPLMLHRFSKLVAGADRVTVSCAVQDRERWSFYLKSVDCHGELLVPELHSLEPLGNAHGLGLAGVRVSIGRMDMRNRLLKRGFDLSIAVIALILLAPAMLLVALAIRLEGPGPVLFRQQRMGRTNRLFEVLKFRSMYVELSDGHGNTSTARDDRRITRVGRIIRATSLDELPQLLNVIGGSMSLVGPRPHALGSRAGDNLFWQVDRRYWLRHTIKPGLTGLAQVRGYRGSTDNEDDLIKRLESDMEYLTHWSLMTDITILVRTLFVLLHRNAY, encoded by the coding sequence ATGACGGCCCAGGTGACAGTGGAAGCAGACGACCTCTACATGGGACATAGTGGCCGCGCAGACACCCAAATGGTCCGCGCGGCGCTCTATCTTGTGCTCGCTTTGCTCGACACTGCGGTCGTCATCACGGCTTTCGGCTTGTCAGACGTAATCCGGCACCGCAGCGTCACCGACATGTTGACGATTAGCTATTGGCTTATCGTGCCCGTATTTATGGCTGTCAGCTTCTACGTCCGCGCCTATTCATATACGACCCTAATTGCTCGTCACCTCAGCATCTGGAAAGCGCTCACCGCGATCATCGGTGCGACCGCGATCACGATTATGCTGCTATTCGCCACCAAAAACAGCACCGATGTATCGCGTGTCGCCTTCTTCACCGGAACATTGCTGAGCATCGTCGGCCTCACTCTCGTCCGCTTGCCGCTGCCGTTGCTGATCAAGCGATTGGGCTCGAGCTTCTTCCGGCACGTGTTGATCGTCGATGGAAATTTCACCGAGAACATTCCACCTGATGTCGAACGGATCAACGTGGCGAGCTTCGGCATTCGTCCCGAAGTAACCGATCCGCTGATGCTGCATCGTTTCTCAAAGCTCGTCGCCGGTGCCGATCGGGTCACGGTATCCTGCGCGGTCCAGGATCGTGAGCGTTGGTCGTTTTATCTGAAAAGCGTTGACTGCCACGGCGAGCTGTTGGTTCCCGAACTGCACAGCCTCGAACCACTCGGCAATGCTCATGGTCTGGGTCTTGCGGGCGTGCGCGTGTCAATCGGCCGGATGGACATGCGCAATCGGCTGCTAAAACGCGGCTTTGACCTAAGCATTGCGGTGATCGCGCTGATCCTATTGGCCCCCGCGATGCTGCTGGTTGCGCTGGCAATCCGGCTGGAGGGGCCCGGCCCCGTACTGTTCCGCCAGCAGCGGATGGGCCGCACCAACCGCCTGTTTGAAGTGCTCAAGTTCCGAAGCATGTATGTGGAACTCAGCGACGGGCACGGCAACACTTCCACGGCTCGCGATGATCGGCGTATCACCCGCGTTGGCCGCATCATTCGCGCGACAAGCCTCGACGAGCTGCCCCAATTGCTAAATGTAATCGGAGGCAGCATGAGCCTAGTCGGGCCGCGCCCCCATGCGCTGGGCTCACGCGCTGGCGACAATCTTTTCTGGCAGGTCGACCGCCGTTACTGGCTGCGTCACACGATCAAGCCCGGTCTGACCGGGCTTGCACAGGTCCGCGGCTATCGGGGCTCTACCGACAATGAGGACGACTTGATCAAGCGGCTCGAGAGCGACATGGAGTATCTGACACATTGGTCACTGATGACCGACATCACGATCCTGGTACGGACGCTATTCGTGCTGTTGCACCGGAATGCCTATTAA
- a CDS encoding CAP domain-containing protein — translation MFSGVFGRYQLLALLALVGAPALTGANDGFASRLVSRHNDERARFDVPPLTWDPALARSARVWADHLATSGTFQHAPENDAAPEGENLWAGTPGRFTPEAMVDAWAREQRFFRVGHFPANSTTGRVADVGHYTQLMWRATHSVGCALAHGRRQDVLVCRYSKAGNYEGDVPF, via the coding sequence ATGTTTTCCGGAGTGTTCGGCAGGTACCAGTTGCTCGCTCTGTTGGCGCTTGTTGGCGCACCGGCACTGACGGGAGCAAATGACGGTTTTGCTTCACGTCTTGTTTCGCGGCACAACGATGAGCGCGCGCGCTTCGACGTCCCTCCGCTAACCTGGGATCCCGCCCTGGCGCGGTCGGCTCGGGTCTGGGCCGATCATCTCGCGACGAGTGGGACGTTCCAGCATGCCCCCGAAAACGATGCGGCGCCGGAAGGCGAGAATCTGTGGGCCGGCACGCCTGGACGCTTCACGCCAGAAGCCATGGTCGATGCGTGGGCGCGGGAGCAGCGTTTCTTCCGTGTTGGGCACTTTCCCGCGAACAGCACTACCGGCCGCGTCGCCGATGTCGGTCATTATACGCAGTTGATGTGGCGGGCCACTCATTCAGTTGGATGTGCTCTCGCGCATGGCCGGCGCCAGGACGTCCTCGTATGTCGGTACAGCAAGGCGGGCAATTACGAAGGCGACGTGCCGTTTTGA
- a CDS encoding L,D-transpeptidase family protein: protein MTIAAMMAAACRQSPETIENLQLPARATAGRTTGGEATVDGRIRYDPNTRPVFVAPDGSRHPIASLLALPGKMTFGDFVWNDRAVSAKPIWIRVDLPRQLISVFRGADEIGTAVIVYGSDGKATPSGTFPILGKERMHRSSLYDADMPNTLWLTHDGVAIHASTVELGRATHGCIGIPPDFARKLFAVASPGDTAIILPAPPSAGAELDTDA, encoded by the coding sequence TTGACGATTGCGGCGATGATGGCGGCAGCCTGCCGACAGTCGCCCGAGACGATTGAGAATCTGCAGCTTCCCGCACGGGCGACAGCCGGGCGGACAACTGGCGGCGAAGCTACGGTCGATGGCCGCATCCGTTATGACCCGAACACCCGGCCAGTATTTGTCGCACCTGATGGCAGTCGACATCCCATCGCTAGCCTACTCGCATTACCCGGCAAGATGACGTTCGGCGATTTCGTCTGGAACGATCGCGCGGTCAGCGCAAAACCGATCTGGATCCGGGTGGACCTCCCCCGGCAACTGATCTCAGTCTTCCGCGGTGCCGATGAGATCGGCACCGCAGTGATCGTCTACGGCTCCGACGGTAAGGCGACGCCTTCGGGCACCTTCCCGATCCTCGGCAAAGAACGGATGCACCGATCGTCGCTGTATGATGCAGACATGCCGAACACGCTGTGGCTGACCCATGACGGCGTGGCCATTCACGCCAGCACGGTCGAACTCGGGCGCGCGACGCACGGATGCATCGGCATACCACCGGATTTTGCACGCAAGCTGTTCGCTGTCGCCAGCCCGGGCGATACCGCGATCATATTGCCTGCCCCGCCGAGTGCTGGTGCGGAGCTCGATACCGACGCTTAA
- a CDS encoding PEPxxWA-CTERM sorting domain-containing protein, with translation MESKLHLIRHSIRWTASIAKRWPITTGFVAVGTSVFGIVGAGEALTSPSYNVAATPKAHPADPDSLFDARSPGGRRYGRLFNTKQPRTGFDVGPPDERVLTSVRRHPGAPVLPSNTPVVVPFSAPDSVFEPAPSQPTDDALLDAAVPTGTGGVFVPTGAAGGGVLPGPGGGSGGPGTGGTPGDGDTVTPPPAVPEPATWGMLVLGFFAIGGIMRRRQLNLQFHEAR, from the coding sequence ATGGAGAGCAAGCTGCATTTAATCCGACATAGCATCCGCTGGACGGCCTCAATCGCTAAGCGATGGCCGATTACAACGGGGTTCGTCGCCGTGGGCACAAGCGTGTTCGGTATCGTCGGCGCCGGCGAGGCGCTCACCAGTCCGTCGTACAATGTCGCTGCCACCCCCAAGGCTCACCCTGCCGATCCAGACAGCTTGTTCGATGCCCGCTCGCCTGGCGGTCGTCGTTACGGTAGGCTTTTCAACACAAAACAGCCTCGCACGGGCTTTGACGTCGGCCCGCCGGACGAGCGTGTCCTGACGTCCGTGCGTCGGCACCCTGGGGCGCCTGTGCTGCCAAGCAATACGCCCGTCGTCGTCCCCTTTAGCGCGCCCGATAGTGTGTTCGAGCCCGCACCGTCGCAACCGACTGATGATGCTTTGCTCGACGCTGCCGTTCCCACTGGCACGGGTGGAGTGTTCGTCCCAACCGGGGCGGCTGGCGGCGGGGTCTTGCCTGGCCCGGGCGGTGGAAGCGGAGGTCCTGGCACTGGGGGTACGCCGGGTGACGGCGATACTGTCACGCCACCGCCCGCGGTGCCGGAGCCTGCAACCTGGGGGATGCTCGTCCTCGGGTTCTTCGCTATTGGCGGCATAATGCGGCGACGGCAGCTCAATCTCCAGTTTCATGAGGCGCGATAG
- a CDS encoding PEPxxWA-CTERM sorting domain-containing protein, whose protein sequence is MKMIHAAAFAGAALLGAPASAATLIQYDFTGAPGNQPFTAASNVADGLTGRSFTRGAGLASPSGSDSINANGFNAQATDYFSFGLNLNSGFSASVSQILLGTRSSGTGPGFVNLLASVDNGAFMTIASFAQRGTNDLFQSISFGPLTALSSIEFRLTAANQTSANGGTIASGGTFRVENYAPGSTNTPVSINGNVTPLLAAVPEPATWGMMILGFGVVGGAMRRRPKVRTTVAYA, encoded by the coding sequence ATGAAGATGATACATGCAGCGGCGTTTGCCGGAGCCGCTCTCCTTGGAGCGCCTGCAAGTGCTGCAACGCTCATACAGTATGATTTTACCGGCGCGCCGGGCAACCAGCCATTCACCGCCGCCAGCAACGTGGCGGATGGGCTGACCGGCCGATCGTTCACCCGCGGGGCGGGGCTCGCTTCACCAAGCGGAAGTGATTCGATCAACGCGAACGGATTTAACGCTCAGGCAACTGACTATTTCAGCTTCGGTCTCAATCTGAACTCGGGCTTCAGTGCATCTGTAAGCCAAATTCTGCTTGGCACCCGATCGTCAGGCACCGGACCGGGCTTTGTTAATTTGCTCGCGTCTGTTGATAATGGCGCATTCATGACGATCGCGTCATTTGCACAGCGGGGGACAAATGATCTTTTCCAAAGCATTTCGTTCGGCCCGCTTACGGCATTGAGCAGCATTGAATTCCGTTTGACGGCAGCCAATCAAACGTCGGCAAACGGCGGTACGATCGCTTCTGGCGGAACCTTCCGCGTGGAGAATTATGCACCTGGCAGCACTAACACGCCGGTTTCAATCAACGGTAACGTTACCCCTCTTCTTGCCGCTGTCCCCGAGCCCGCAACTTGGGGTATGATGATCCTGGGCTTCGGTGTCGTTGGTGGTGCGATGCGCCGTCGTCCTAAGGTCCGTACGACTGTTGCCTACGCCTGA